The DNA region TTCGCGAGTCTTCCCTCTTCAACAAATTCATCGATCTCGACCGCCGTCGCATATGGGACTTCATCCTCGGTCGCCTGGATGACCTTCTCCCGAATCATTTCGGCCGCCAACGTCCTCATCGTCTGATCTGTCACAACATCCTCGCCGTACAGTCCTTCCCCTGACGGAAGGTACGGAACCGTCACGGCAAGCAATCGCTCCACATTATCGTTGCCCTGAGCAGACACCGGCACCACTTCCGTCCAGGCAAACAGCTTGGCATATTGGTCAAGAACGGGAAGCATCTTATGCTTATTCACCAGATCGATTTTGGTCAGGACTAAGATCACCGGCCTCGGCTGCTTTGCCAAGGCCTCTTTCATGTATTTAATGGCAGACAAATCTCCTGGGCCTGGACGGCTTGTCGCCTCCATCAGCATGTACAACACATCCGCATCGTCTAGCGTTTCCATCGCCGCGCGAACCATCCGTCGATTCAACAAATGGTCAGGCTTATGCAATCCCGGTGTGTCGAGAAAGGCGATTTGCGCCCCTTCCGCGTGCACAATACCCATCACCCGAGTCCTGGTCGTTTGCGGCTTACTCGAGACAATCGCAATTTTTTCGCCGAGCAGACGATTCAGTAGAGTCGATTTGCCTACGTTGGATCGCCCGATGATGGCAACCGTTCCGAACTTCATGGCTTTGAGGAAGGCTCCTGTTGTTTCTCTGAACCTGGAATGAATTGATACACTGTCTCACCTTTCCGCACATAGCCTAACTGCTCACGGGCTAATTGTTCGATCTTGGTTGGATCATGCTGGAGACGCAGAATATCGTGCTGCAAGGTGACATTTTCTTTGCGTAATACCGACAGCTCTTCTTCCAAATTCTTGGCGTAATCCCGCATCGTGAGATACCGTGAAAGCCCCATTTCTCCATAGAAGAGTGCGACCCCCAGCCAAAGAACCCCAATCACTCCGCCCACCTGGGCAAGAGTGAACAGACGTCGCTGCCACTCCAGCCAGTCCCGACCACGATTTTGCTTAATAACCATTATTAATTAATCCTGACCATGGTTACAGAACAGGCTAACTCCGCACAGGCACGGCCTCTCGACCACGGTAGATTGCCGCAGCTCCCAACTCTTCCTCAATTCGCAGCAGCTGATTGTATTTCGCCACACGATCCGTTCGAGAAAGAGACCCGGTCTTGATCAACCCACTGTTCGTCGCGACGGCCACGTCCGCAATGGTCGTGTCCTCTGTTTCCCCAGAACGGTGCGAAATGATGGCCGTATAACCCGATCGCTTCGCGAGTTCAATGGCATCCAACGTCTCCGTCAATGTTCCGATCTGATTCAGCTTAATCAGGATTGAATTTCCAATCCCCTCCTTAATGCCCTTTGAAAAGATCTCAACATTCGTCACAAAGATATCGTCGCCGACGAGTTGGACCCGCTTCCCGAGCTTTTCCGTGAGCAATTTCCAGCCCTTCCAGTCCAGCTCACTCAACCCATCTTCGATGGAGAGAATGGGATAGCGATCGAGCAGTTTGCCATAGTAACTGACCATGTCTTCCGATGAACGTTCCGGATTCTTTTCTGCTTCAAGAATGTACCGTCCCTTCTCGTAGAGTTCACTGGCGGCACAGTCTAACGCCAGAGCAATATCCCGCCCGACCTGATAGCCTGCCGCTTCAATCGCCTCCGATATGAGGCTCAATGCTTCTTCGTTCGATTGCAGATCGGGAGCAAATCCTCCTTCATCTCCGACGGCCGTATTGAGGCCCTTCTTCTTCAAGAGCGCCTTCAATGAATGAAAGACCTCGGTGGCCATGCGAAGGGCCTCGCTGAATCGGTTGGCCCCCACCGGCATGATCATGAACTCTTGAAGGTCCAGCCGATTGTCGGCATGGGCTCCCCCGTTGATGATGTTCATAAGCGGAACCGGAAGTACGCGCGCATTCGTCCCACCCAAGTACCGGTAGAGAGGTTGCCCGGTTTCAATCGCCGACGCTTTCGCCACGGCTAAGGACACACCCAAGATCGCATTCGCGCCCAGCTTGCCCTTGGTCTTCGTCCCATCCAACCCAATCATGGCTCGGTCAATCCCGGCTTGATCGAATGCGTCCTTTCCCAGCAGTTCAGGAGCAATGACCTTGCTAATATTTGCAACCGCTTTGGAGACACCCTTTCCCATCCATCGCTTCTTGTCCCCATCTCTCAGCTCAATCGCCTCTTTTTCGCCTGTCGAAGCGCCGGAGGGAACGGCCGCTCGCCCAACCGCTCCACTTTCAAGCCTGACTTCGACCTCAACCGTCGGATTACCACGTGAATCGATAATCTGCCTGCCCCTGATTTCTCTGATGTCGCTCATACCGCTTGCCCCTCTCTCCAGTTAGACAATCAGCTTGTTTTTCAACAACGCATTCACCTTGCCGGGATTCGCCTTCCCCCCACTTGCCTTCATCACCTGACCAACAAGAAATCCTAAGACCTGCGGCTTCCCTTCCTTGAACTGCCCAACCTGCACCGGATTCTTACTCAAAACCTCGTCGATGATCTTCTGTAGCGCCCCTTCATCTGAGACCTGCGTCAACCCTTTTTCCTGCACAATCTGTTGCGGGGTCTTGCCGCTACGATAGAGCTCGGGAAAAATCTCACGAGCGACTTTTAAGCTGATCACCCCTTTATCCACCATCGTCAACAGATCGATAAGTCGATCAGGCGAGACCGGCGACACGGCGATATCGGTCCCCGAGTTATTCAATTCTCGGGTTAATTCCCCCATCACCCAATTACTCACGGTTTTAGGGTCTTTGAACAGCTTCAGGCAGGACTCAAAGTAATCCGCCATGCCTTTCGATGTCGTGATCACGCCCGCATCGTACTCTGGAAGACCATACTCGGTGATAAATCGATGGGTACGCACGGCTGGCAATTCCGGTAATGACGATCGAAATCCCTCGATCCAGTCCTCGTTCAACTGCAGCGGTACCAAATCCGGATCAGGGAAGTATCGATAGTCATGGGCCTCCTCTTTAGAGCGCATCACTGCCGTTTCACCCCGATCAATGTTCCAAAGTCTGGTCTCCTGATAGATCTTGCCTCCCTCATTCAGGACCTTGGTCTGCCGTTTGATTTCATACTCGACCGCATCCTTCACATATTTGAAGGAATTGATATTCTTGAGCTCAACCTTCGTCCCGAACTCCCGTTGGCCAACCGGACGCAATGACAAGTTTGGCTCACAACGGAAACTCCCTTCTTCCATGTTCCCATCGCACACATCCAGATACATCAGCACATCGCGCAACCCTTTCAGATAGGCTACCACCTCATCCGCTGAACTCATGTCCGGTTCCGTCACGATCTCCAGCAGCGGTGTGCCCGCACGATTCAAATCCACACGGCTTCCCGCCGTCCCAGCTCCGTGTACGTTTTTCCCCGCGTCTTCTTCCAAGTGCGCTCGCCGAACTCGAACTCGTTTTGCAACCGTCCCGACAACGACCTCAATCCAGCCATGCTGGCAGATCGGATCCTCGTATTGAGAAATCTGGTACCCCTTGGGCAAATCCGGGTAGAAATAGTTCTTTCTTGCGAATCGATTGTTTGCCGTGATCGTACAGTTCAACGCCAATCCGGCACGAACCGCCATTTCGATCGCCGTTCGATTGATCACGGGCAAGCTGCCTGGGAGACCAAGACAGACAGGACAAGTCTGGCTGTTCGCGGAGAGCCCGAAGGTCGTACCGCACCCGCAGAACATTTTGGAGTTGGTCCGCAGTTGTGCATGGACCTCCACCCCGATCACCGCCTCAAACATCATCCGCGCTCCGCTCCCTCATCTTGGACGTGTCCTCGTTCGCGTTTCATCGCCTCACGTCCGGCATCGAAGGCATCCCGCAGCACCGACCGTTTCGACTCGACGAACTCCCTGCCCTGATCGACGGCTTCTTCAAACACCTCACCAGCCCGACCAGCGAGATCTCGCAAATCGGTTTCCGCACGACGAGCATACCCTCGCAGTCGGTCACGCGACTCACTGCCCGTTTGGGGGGCCAGCAATAGTCCCATCACCGCACCCATGGCCGCACCGCTGAGAAACGCCAACAACACCGCCGTTGAAGCTCCCCGTTCATCCGCCATTGTGTGTCCCTCCCTCATGTTTCATGCGTTCCCGTACGACGTGCGTTGCGGCCTTGACGCCGGCAACCATACTCGCCACATTGCTCAATAGCGTTCCGCCTGAACCGCAGACAACAGTATGTACTTGCCGCACCGATTCACCAACCTCGCCTACGGCGTGCAGCAAGACCGATGCATGCTCGACACCCTCACGGGCCTGACTCGTCACGTCATTGAGGTTCTGGCTCACCGCACGCAATTCAGCCACAAGAGCCGGCAACTCCGTATTCATCTTCGCCAACAGTTGTTCGGACTCGGCAACAGTCTTTCGAATCTGCATCAAAACAGGCACGAGATATCCAACCAGCACTGCAAATACGACGGCGACGAGGAGTGCCGCAATTTCAACGATCGTCATAGTTGCCTCT from Candidatus Nitrospira nitrosa includes:
- the eno gene encoding phosphopyruvate hydratase encodes the protein MSDIREIRGRQIIDSRGNPTVEVEVRLESGAVGRAAVPSGASTGEKEAIELRDGDKKRWMGKGVSKAVANISKVIAPELLGKDAFDQAGIDRAMIGLDGTKTKGKLGANAILGVSLAVAKASAIETGQPLYRYLGGTNARVLPVPLMNIINGGAHADNRLDLQEFMIMPVGANRFSEALRMATEVFHSLKALLKKKGLNTAVGDEGGFAPDLQSNEEALSLISEAIEAAGYQVGRDIALALDCAASELYEKGRYILEAEKNPERSSEDMVSYYGKLLDRYPILSIEDGLSELDWKGWKLLTEKLGKRVQLVGDDIFVTNVEIFSKGIKEGIGNSILIKLNQIGTLTETLDAIELAKRSGYTAIISHRSGETEDTTIADVAVATNSGLIKTGSLSRTDRVAKYNQLLRIEEELGAAAIYRGREAVPVRS
- a CDS encoding FtsB family cell division protein, which encodes MVIKQNRGRDWLEWQRRLFTLAQVGGVIGVLWLGVALFYGEMGLSRYLTMRDYAKNLEEELSVLRKENVTLQHDILRLQHDPTKIEQLAREQLGYVRKGETVYQFIPGSEKQQEPSSKP
- the gatB gene encoding Asp-tRNA(Asn)/Glu-tRNA(Gln) amidotransferase subunit GatB, which gives rise to MMFEAVIGVEVHAQLRTNSKMFCGCGTTFGLSANSQTCPVCLGLPGSLPVINRTAIEMAVRAGLALNCTITANNRFARKNYFYPDLPKGYQISQYEDPICQHGWIEVVVGTVAKRVRVRRAHLEEDAGKNVHGAGTAGSRVDLNRAGTPLLEIVTEPDMSSADEVVAYLKGLRDVLMYLDVCDGNMEEGSFRCEPNLSLRPVGQREFGTKVELKNINSFKYVKDAVEYEIKRQTKVLNEGGKIYQETRLWNIDRGETAVMRSKEEAHDYRYFPDPDLVPLQLNEDWIEGFRSSLPELPAVRTHRFITEYGLPEYDAGVITTSKGMADYFESCLKLFKDPKTVSNWVMGELTRELNNSGTDIAVSPVSPDRLIDLLTMVDKGVISLKVAREIFPELYRSGKTPQQIVQEKGLTQVSDEGALQKIIDEVLSKNPVQVGQFKEGKPQVLGFLVGQVMKASGGKANPGKVNALLKNKLIV
- the era gene encoding GTPase Era, whose translation is MKFGTVAIIGRSNVGKSTLLNRLLGEKIAIVSSKPQTTRTRVMGIVHAEGAQIAFLDTPGLHKPDHLLNRRMVRAAMETLDDADVLYMLMEATSRPGPGDLSAIKYMKEALAKQPRPVILVLTKIDLVNKHKMLPVLDQYAKLFAWTEVVPVSAQGNDNVERLLAVTVPYLPSGEGLYGEDVVTDQTMRTLAAEMIREKVIQATEDEVPYATAVEIDEFVEEGRLAKIRASIMVERETQKGILIGKHGERLKTIGTQARLDMEKIFGMKVFLELWVKVRKDWREDEQALVELGY
- a CDS encoding YtxH domain-containing protein, giving the protein MADERGASTAVLLAFLSGAAMGAVMGLLLAPQTGSESRDRLRGYARRAETDLRDLAGRAGEVFEEAVDQGREFVESKRSVLRDAFDAGREAMKRERGHVQDEGAERG
- a CDS encoding DUF948 domain-containing protein: MTIVEIAALLVAVVFAVLVGYLVPVLMQIRKTVAESEQLLAKMNTELPALVAELRAVSQNLNDVTSQAREGVEHASVLLHAVGEVGESVRQVHTVVCGSGGTLLSNVASMVAGVKAATHVVRERMKHEGGTHNGG